Proteins encoded by one window of Streptacidiphilus sp. PB12-B1b:
- a CDS encoding oligosaccharide flippase family protein has product MSGAPVGPGTAAGVADPGPAPLPAADSTAVTARGSWIGLVGSAVNAVAGFALVALCTHGLGASAAGAVFTGIAVFTILSNGLKLGADTGLVRFVSRDRTATGGARTGALLRIAVLPVLLVSVAAMLALLLFPPVAHALLPGLPPGRATAVVRMFAVFLPPATVALVLLGATRGYGTVVPFVGTEQVGKPLLRVVLALPLVLLAPSALSLSAAWVLPTVGGTAVTWVALRRRRRTDAPAAVLSADEHRALTREFWSFSGPRAISSVFDITSVWVGVVLLSLFSSSRDAGIYTAVSRLITAGTLLQLAVRLAVAPQISGLLAGGRDGEAHGLHRLSTRWIALFSLPVFVLMAVFPRTVLTLFGGGFPSGAAALVVLCAANTVNVMVGNAQTVILMAGRSSWNLAVAGTACAVQVGLGVLLIPRTGVLGAGISWGASVVVDNLLSAALVRYRLGFRTVDRGYALAVGVGMLLVAAVAGAVRWQLGDTPGGVGAGTALALACFGAAVWRLRVPLGVPEFLGTLRRRRG; this is encoded by the coding sequence GTGAGCGGCGCACCGGTGGGCCCGGGCACGGCCGCCGGGGTGGCCGACCCGGGCCCCGCGCCGTTACCCGCCGCCGACTCCACCGCCGTGACCGCGCGCGGCAGTTGGATCGGGCTGGTGGGCTCGGCGGTGAACGCGGTGGCCGGGTTCGCGCTGGTCGCTCTGTGCACGCACGGGCTGGGCGCGTCGGCGGCGGGCGCGGTGTTCACCGGCATCGCGGTGTTCACCATCCTCAGCAACGGGCTCAAGCTGGGCGCCGACACCGGCCTGGTGCGGTTCGTCTCCCGCGACCGGACGGCGACCGGCGGCGCCCGCACCGGCGCCCTGCTGCGGATCGCCGTGCTGCCGGTGCTGCTGGTCAGCGTGGCGGCGATGCTGGCGCTGCTGCTGTTCCCGCCGGTCGCGCACGCGCTGCTGCCCGGCCTGCCGCCGGGGCGGGCCACGGCCGTGGTGCGGATGTTCGCGGTGTTCCTGCCGCCCGCCACGGTGGCCCTGGTGCTGCTCGGCGCGACCCGCGGCTACGGCACGGTGGTGCCGTTCGTCGGCACCGAGCAGGTCGGCAAGCCACTGCTGCGGGTGGTGCTGGCACTGCCGCTGGTGCTGCTGGCGCCCTCGGCGCTCAGCCTGTCCGCCGCGTGGGTGCTGCCGACCGTCGGCGGCACCGCCGTCACCTGGGTGGCACTGCGCCGCCGACGCCGCACCGACGCCCCGGCGGCCGTGTTGTCGGCGGACGAACACCGCGCCCTGACACGGGAGTTCTGGTCCTTCTCGGGCCCGAGGGCGATCTCCTCAGTGTTCGACATCACCTCGGTGTGGGTCGGCGTGGTGCTGCTGTCGCTGTTCAGCAGCAGCCGCGACGCCGGGATCTACACCGCGGTCAGCCGCTTGATCACGGCCGGGACGCTGTTGCAGCTCGCGGTGCGGCTGGCGGTCGCACCGCAGATCAGCGGGCTGCTGGCGGGCGGACGCGACGGCGAGGCGCACGGGCTGCACCGGCTGTCCACCCGCTGGATCGCCCTGTTCTCGCTGCCGGTGTTCGTGCTGATGGCGGTGTTCCCGAGGACGGTGCTCACCCTGTTCGGCGGCGGATTCCCGTCCGGGGCGGCGGCGTTGGTGGTGCTGTGCGCGGCCAACACGGTCAATGTGATGGTCGGCAACGCGCAGACGGTGATCCTGATGGCCGGGCGCAGTTCGTGGAACCTGGCGGTGGCCGGGACGGCCTGCGCCGTGCAGGTGGGCCTGGGCGTGCTGCTGATCCCCCGCACCGGCGTCCTGGGGGCGGGGATCTCCTGGGGGGCGTCGGTGGTCGTGGACAACCTGCTGTCGGCGGCGCTGGTCCGTTACCGGCTGGGGTTCCGCACCGTGGACCGGGGCTACGCGCTGGCGGTGGGCGTGGGGATGCTGCTGGTGGCGGCGGTGGCCGGGGCCGTCCGCTGGCAGCTGGGCGACACCCCCGGCGGGGTCGGCGCGGGCACCGCCCTGGCCCTGGCCTGCTTCGGCGCGGCGGTGTGGCGGCTGCGGGTGCCGCTGGGGGTGCCGGAGTTCCTCGGCACGCTCCGGCGCCGTCGCGGCTGA
- a CDS encoding glycosyl hydrolase family 28-related protein yields MHDRHEQGGSSRRTLLLGGVAAAGAVGLTACSGSGSGPTPAPGSGAVSAGPGGADRAVVNVVADFGAKGDGRTDDSAAFAAAYAHAVARVSDHVGRTLIEVPPGQYLVTRPGALLDADTPDNPANGLRFVGGGKRITEIVFRPDRAGAYLCSNTDTWANVAFEEMTFTSATPGASFLYSYSTGNAQDYRFRDCEWLGEWTYGLALDGSNTNSEMRWEACRVGGAYRRAFLYSGLSQKSQDPAAQDQFLNYWFTDMKVEYEWGNFLEFPYGGSITCRGGSYIVTGTRPAPDPVYGTLSTFFRLPTAAHAASVQRFHAEDIRFEVRNPDVVVIDSHWSGGTIRFNDCDDTANAFKSFAPSVQAHRIDIGPRGPLVRYDSCQLVGAHQFRTPAGAPSAQVVRYDMCSFANQPQTALTAATTGTGPGAVSFVDCLGRPG; encoded by the coding sequence ATGCACGACAGGCACGAGCAGGGCGGCTCCAGTCGGCGGACGCTGCTGCTCGGCGGGGTCGCGGCGGCGGGCGCCGTGGGCCTCACCGCCTGCTCCGGCTCCGGCTCCGGCCCGACACCCGCGCCCGGTTCCGGTGCGGTCTCCGCCGGGCCCGGCGGTGCCGACCGGGCCGTGGTCAACGTGGTCGCGGACTTCGGCGCCAAGGGCGACGGGCGCACCGACGACAGCGCGGCCTTCGCCGCCGCCTACGCCCACGCCGTCGCCCGGGTGAGCGACCACGTCGGCCGCACCCTGATCGAAGTCCCGCCCGGGCAGTACCTGGTGACCCGGCCCGGCGCGCTGCTGGACGCCGACACCCCCGACAACCCGGCCAACGGCCTGCGGTTCGTCGGCGGCGGCAAGCGGATCACCGAGATCGTCTTCCGGCCCGACCGGGCCGGGGCGTACCTGTGCAGCAACACCGACACCTGGGCCAATGTCGCCTTCGAGGAGATGACGTTCACCTCGGCCACGCCCGGCGCGTCCTTCCTCTACTCGTACTCGACCGGCAACGCCCAGGACTACCGCTTCCGCGACTGCGAGTGGCTCGGGGAGTGGACCTACGGGCTGGCGCTGGACGGCAGCAACACCAACTCCGAGATGCGCTGGGAGGCGTGCCGGGTCGGCGGCGCCTACCGCAGGGCGTTCCTCTACTCGGGGCTGTCCCAGAAGTCGCAGGACCCGGCCGCCCAGGATCAGTTCCTGAACTACTGGTTCACCGACATGAAGGTCGAGTACGAGTGGGGCAACTTCCTGGAGTTCCCCTACGGCGGCTCCATCACCTGCCGCGGCGGCTCGTACATCGTCACCGGCACGCGTCCCGCGCCCGATCCGGTGTACGGGACGCTCAGCACCTTCTTCCGGCTGCCCACGGCCGCCCACGCGGCCTCGGTGCAGCGGTTCCACGCCGAGGACATCCGCTTCGAGGTGCGCAACCCGGACGTGGTGGTGATCGACAGCCACTGGTCCGGCGGAACCATCCGCTTCAACGACTGCGACGACACCGCCAACGCCTTCAAGTCCTTCGCGCCGTCCGTCCAGGCGCACCGCATCGACATCGGCCCGCGCGGCCCGCTGGTCCGCTACGACTCCTGCCAACTGGTCGGCGCCCACCAGTTCCGCACCCCGGCCGGGGCGCCGTCGGCGCAGGTGGTCCGGTACGACATGTGCAGTTTCGCCAACCAGCCGCAGACCGCTCTGACCGCCGCCACCACCGGCACCGGGCCGGGCGCGGTGAGTTTCGTCGACTGCCTGGGCAGGCCCGGCTGA
- a CDS encoding CDP-alcohol phosphatidyltransferase family protein: protein MAGFTWALGELRGAQKSSKGVSYYSRWINRPLGRVLAAAAYPTGLTPNAVTGISALVTGCGIALIALVPPSWPLTVGVAALLVLGFALDSADGQLARLRRAGSPVGEWLDHTVDVAKMLTLHLALLVAFYRFYHLGQPGPQHRSAAALAMPLAYQVTAVVTFFGGILTEQLKRAHARAPGAAGRAAEAPSALRSLLLLPADYGLFCLLFLSYGGGRRVFLTVYALLLLANAVLMPALLVKWFRELSALGRLSAIPGSPAGEISEAPRTPSALS from the coding sequence ATGGCTGGATTCACGTGGGCGCTCGGTGAGTTGCGCGGCGCGCAGAAGTCGTCCAAGGGCGTCTCCTACTACTCGCGCTGGATCAACCGGCCGTTGGGGCGGGTGCTGGCCGCGGCCGCGTACCCGACCGGGCTGACGCCCAACGCCGTGACCGGGATCAGTGCGCTGGTCACCGGTTGCGGCATCGCCCTGATCGCGCTGGTGCCGCCGTCCTGGCCGTTGACGGTCGGGGTGGCCGCGCTGCTGGTGCTGGGTTTCGCATTGGACTCCGCCGACGGGCAGTTGGCCCGGTTGCGGCGGGCCGGCAGCCCGGTCGGGGAGTGGCTGGACCACACCGTGGACGTGGCGAAGATGCTGACCCTGCATCTGGCGCTGCTGGTGGCGTTCTACCGCTTCTACCACCTGGGCCAGCCGGGGCCGCAGCACCGCTCGGCGGCGGCGCTGGCAATGCCGTTGGCGTACCAGGTGACGGCCGTGGTGACGTTCTTCGGCGGCATCCTCACCGAGCAGCTGAAGCGGGCCCACGCCCGCGCCCCGGGCGCCGCCGGGCGCGCCGCCGAGGCCCCGTCGGCGCTGCGTTCGCTGCTGCTGCTGCCCGCCGACTACGGCCTGTTCTGCCTGCTGTTCCTCAGCTACGGCGGCGGACGCCGGGTGTTCCTCACCGTGTACGCCTTGCTGCTGCTCGCCAATGCGGTGCTGATGCCGGCCCTGCTGGTGAAGTGGTTCCGCGAACTCTCGGCGCTCGGACGCCTTTCGGCCATCCCCGGTTCACCTGCCGGAGAAATCAGCGAAGCCCCCCGGACACCGTCGGCGCTCTCCTAG
- a CDS encoding adenylyltransferase/cytidyltransferase family protein: MAGQGRARLRVGYAPGVYDLFHVGHLNILRHARSQCDRLIAGVVSDEMAVLAKGRPPVVPLNERLEIVRNVRFVDEAIAETVPNKLDTWRQTPFDILFKGDDWRGTPKGERLERDFAAVGVEIVYFPYTVHTSSTLLRRVLDGLADVS; encoded by the coding sequence GTGGCAGGACAAGGCCGCGCCCGCTTACGCGTGGGCTACGCGCCCGGGGTCTACGACCTCTTCCATGTGGGTCATCTCAACATCCTGCGCCACGCGCGCAGCCAGTGCGACCGGCTGATCGCCGGGGTGGTCTCCGACGAGATGGCGGTGCTGGCCAAGGGCCGCCCGCCGGTGGTGCCGTTGAACGAGCGGCTGGAGATCGTGCGCAACGTCCGCTTCGTGGACGAGGCCATCGCCGAGACCGTGCCGAACAAACTCGACACCTGGCGGCAGACGCCCTTCGACATCCTCTTCAAGGGCGACGACTGGCGCGGCACCCCCAAGGGCGAGCGGCTGGAGCGCGACTTCGCCGCGGTCGGCGTGGAGATCGTCTACTTCCCCTACACCGTGCACACCTCCAGCACCCTGCTGCGGCGGGTCCTGGACGGCCTGGCCGACGTCTCCTGA
- a CDS encoding ABC transporter substrate-binding protein — translation MRPSRPRPAGAVRAALALLLLAALPLSGCGSRLPERDFTGAPGGTGAPSATAAPITVGIVASLSSILGTQTFSGPPSGAQAFFRALNDAGGLGGRPVRVVVCDDSGDGGDNQACVHRLIGQDHVVALVATTAMDYAGAPYVSAQGVPDIGGQPIGTAYDQYPHLYQIYGSSEPRDGRAVGWNGVEYQTTQVYRYFEQRLGLHSAAVVSYNQSESASYAAQLVQGLKAEGYHVLNETVDFALPDFGAVAAGMKAAGTQLVMDAMDTGGNVALCQAMAAAGVSVAAKATNVQNWTAQAGADYHGVPGCLNALWVTSSSRSYEDVRYPAVAAFRAAMQRYYPSRVGQLSQWELEGWAAAQWFADAAASCGARVDHACLDRFMLRPQPYDAHGLLIPTDFVVKPPPTGPQHACLNVARWQGRGWATQVPDMDTNCYDVPALPYRP, via the coding sequence GTGAGACCCTCCCGTCCGCGCCCCGCCGGGGCCGTCCGCGCGGCCCTGGCACTGCTGCTGCTGGCGGCGCTGCCGCTGTCCGGCTGCGGCAGCCGGCTGCCGGAGCGCGACTTCACCGGCGCGCCCGGCGGCACCGGCGCACCCTCGGCGACGGCCGCGCCGATCACGGTCGGCATCGTCGCCTCGCTGAGCAGCATCCTCGGCACCCAGACCTTCAGCGGGCCGCCCTCCGGTGCCCAGGCGTTCTTCCGCGCACTGAACGACGCCGGCGGGCTGGGCGGGCGCCCGGTCAGGGTCGTCGTCTGCGACGACAGCGGTGACGGCGGCGACAACCAGGCGTGCGTGCACCGGCTGATCGGACAGGACCACGTGGTGGCGCTGGTCGCCACCACCGCCATGGACTACGCGGGCGCGCCGTACGTCAGTGCCCAGGGCGTGCCCGACATCGGCGGACAGCCGATCGGCACCGCCTACGACCAGTACCCGCACCTCTACCAGATCTACGGCAGCTCCGAACCGCGCGACGGCAGGGCCGTGGGCTGGAACGGCGTCGAGTACCAGACCACCCAGGTCTACCGCTACTTCGAGCAGCGGCTGGGGCTGCACAGCGCCGCCGTGGTCTCCTACAACCAGTCCGAGTCGGCGAGCTACGCCGCGCAACTCGTCCAGGGCCTCAAGGCCGAGGGCTACCACGTGCTGAACGAGACCGTGGACTTCGCCCTGCCGGACTTCGGCGCGGTCGCCGCCGGAATGAAGGCGGCCGGAACGCAACTGGTGATGGACGCCATGGACACCGGCGGCAATGTGGCCCTGTGCCAGGCCATGGCGGCGGCCGGGGTGTCGGTGGCGGCCAAGGCCACCAACGTGCAGAACTGGACCGCGCAGGCGGGCGCCGACTACCACGGCGTCCCCGGCTGCCTGAACGCGCTGTGGGTCACCTCGAGCAGCCGCTCCTACGAGGACGTCCGCTACCCGGCCGTGGCCGCCTTCCGCGCTGCCATGCAGCGCTACTACCCCTCCCGGGTAGGCCAGTTGTCGCAGTGGGAGCTGGAGGGGTGGGCGGCCGCGCAGTGGTTCGCGGACGCCGCCGCCTCCTGCGGCGCCCGGGTCGACCACGCCTGCCTGGACCGCTTCATGCTGCGCCCGCAGCCCTACGACGCGCACGGGCTGCTGATCCCCACGGACTTCGTGGTCAAGCCGCCGCCGACCGGCCCGCAGCACGCCTGCCTCAACGTGGCCCGCTGGCAGGGCCGGGGCTGGGCCACCCAGGTGCCCGACATGGACACCAACTGCTACGACGTCCCCGCCCTGCCGTACCGCCCCTAG
- a CDS encoding ABC transporter permease, with protein sequence MATPLVLDLAVAGVTVGSAAALSGVGLVVCYRATGVLNLAQGAVAMVTAYALRQTVVVWHWPRLAAIAACVLVLAPGLGVLMDVAVFRRLQRRGAGTAETLAAGVAVFVLLVGAAALLWGLSSRGDAPVLVPARLLVAPGGLRLTLDTVVDLGIVLVLTAGVGAVSRWTPFGTTVRAVVDNRRLAELAGMDADEVASVGWAFGAFTAGLTGVLLAPGLRLDPYGLPLLVMETMAVAVAAGLRSLPLAVAAALALGIGQSELTAVHLSGRPEELLQAVSANLFVLALVVVVLIPGRSAAPAETASGLLLPGGRLRAAVPRAVFLGGAAVLLLIPLLLRADDLRQLLPGPALALVLLSIVVVTGYGGQISLGQAGYAGLGALLTGALSGGTVPGVPVLSAPLALALAVLVCAPLGLLVGRPAIRRRGLALALTTFALGTAVSRLVFQQPYLTDGAVLDRTGAWADDRFFYGVELALLGAALLLVRALRRGRTGRALGAMRDHEPAAYACGVRVPRLKLLAFTAGAALAALGGGLLGLGAQAFDPDAFDPVLGLVWFAAVVVFGAGSASGAVLAAVALTAVDAATAPGVSAAVVGVLALLRGRLPAQRGPAPHGPRPTGAAVAAGAGRVRLSPRGRELAGRTGRGPAGRARQHGGLQ encoded by the coding sequence ATGGCCACGCCGCTCGTGCTGGACCTCGCGGTCGCCGGTGTCACGGTGGGCAGCGCCGCCGCGCTCTCCGGCGTGGGCCTGGTGGTCTGCTACCGCGCCACCGGCGTGCTGAACCTGGCTCAGGGCGCGGTGGCCATGGTCACCGCCTATGCGCTGCGGCAGACGGTGGTGGTGTGGCACTGGCCGCGCCTGGCCGCGATCGCCGCCTGCGTGCTGGTGCTGGCGCCGGGCCTGGGCGTGCTGATGGACGTGGCGGTGTTCCGGCGGTTGCAGCGGCGCGGCGCCGGGACGGCCGAGACGCTGGCGGCCGGGGTCGCCGTGTTCGTGCTGCTGGTCGGCGCGGCGGCGCTGCTGTGGGGGCTGTCCTCGCGCGGGGACGCGCCGGTCCTGGTACCCGCGCGGCTGCTGGTCGCCCCCGGCGGGCTGCGGCTGACCCTGGACACGGTGGTGGACCTGGGCATCGTGCTGGTCCTGACCGCCGGGGTGGGCGCGGTCAGCCGCTGGACGCCGTTCGGCACCACGGTGCGCGCGGTGGTGGACAACCGACGGCTGGCCGAGCTGGCGGGCATGGACGCGGACGAGGTCGCCTCCGTCGGCTGGGCCTTCGGCGCGTTCACCGCCGGGCTCACCGGGGTGCTGCTGGCCCCGGGCCTGCGGCTGGACCCGTACGGGCTGCCGCTGCTGGTCATGGAGACCATGGCGGTGGCGGTGGCGGCGGGCCTGCGCAGCCTGCCGCTGGCGGTCGCCGCCGCGCTGGCGCTGGGGATCGGCCAGAGCGAGCTGACCGCCGTGCACCTCTCCGGACGGCCGGAGGAGCTGCTGCAGGCGGTGAGCGCCAACCTGTTCGTCCTGGCCCTGGTCGTGGTGGTGCTGATCCCGGGCCGGTCGGCGGCCCCGGCGGAGACCGCGTCCGGGCTGCTGCTGCCGGGCGGCCGGCTGCGCGCGGCCGTCCCCCGGGCGGTGTTCCTGGGCGGGGCCGCCGTGCTGCTGCTGATCCCGCTGCTGCTGCGCGCGGACGACCTGCGGCAGCTGCTGCCAGGCCCGGCGCTGGCGCTGGTGCTGCTGTCGATCGTGGTGGTCACCGGCTACGGCGGCCAGATCTCGCTGGGCCAGGCCGGGTACGCGGGGCTGGGCGCGCTGCTGACCGGGGCGCTGAGCGGCGGCACCGTGCCCGGCGTCCCGGTGCTGTCCGCACCGCTGGCGCTGGCGCTGGCGGTGCTGGTGTGCGCGCCGCTGGGGCTGCTGGTCGGCCGGCCGGCGATCCGGCGGCGCGGGCTGGCCCTGGCGCTGACCACCTTCGCCTTGGGCACGGCGGTGAGCCGACTGGTCTTCCAGCAGCCGTATCTGACGGACGGGGCGGTCCTGGACCGGACCGGCGCCTGGGCCGACGACCGGTTCTTCTACGGCGTGGAGCTGGCGCTGCTGGGGGCGGCGCTGCTGCTGGTGCGGGCGCTGCGGCGGGGCCGGACCGGCAGGGCGCTGGGGGCGATGCGGGACCACGAGCCGGCGGCGTACGCCTGCGGGGTGCGGGTGCCCCGGCTGAAGCTGCTGGCGTTCACCGCCGGTGCGGCGTTGGCCGCGCTCGGCGGCGGACTGCTGGGCCTGGGCGCGCAGGCGTTCGACCCGGACGCCTTCGATCCGGTACTGGGCCTGGTGTGGTTCGCGGCGGTGGTGGTCTTCGGCGCGGGCAGCGCGTCCGGGGCGGTGCTGGCGGCGGTGGCGCTCACCGCCGTGGACGCGGCCACCGCGCCGGGGGTGTCCGCCGCGGTGGTGGGCGTGCTGGCGCTGCTGCGCGGACGCCTGCCCGCCCAGCGCGGACCCGCCCCGCACGGACCGCGCCCGACCGGGGCCGCCGTGGCCGCCGGGGCCGGGCGGGTGCGGCTGAGCCCGCGCGGGCGGGAGCTGGCCGGTCGGACGGGCCGGGGACCGGCCGGGCGGGCGCGGCAGCACGGCGGGCTCCAGTGA
- a CDS encoding ABC transporter ATP-binding protein, translating into MSRQRSRLSAQGLVCRFGGVTALDRACIEVPPGLITALTGANGAGKSTLFRCLSGALRPDAGRVLLDGRDITGLPEYARARLGLARTFQQVAVFAGLSVLDNLRVGAEQAGGRGPRESAAAVARTLRLLGLERVADRPAAALPTGTLRLVELGRALAADPGVLLLDEPAAGLDREQAERLAVLLTALAGDGLAVLLVEHDRELVDRIADRVHTMADGRIAGGSAADGR; encoded by the coding sequence GTGAGCCGACAGCGCTCACGGCTCTCGGCGCAGGGCCTGGTCTGCCGCTTCGGCGGGGTGACCGCGCTCGACCGCGCCTGCATCGAGGTGCCCCCGGGCCTGATCACGGCGCTGACCGGCGCCAACGGTGCGGGCAAGAGCACCCTGTTCCGCTGCCTCAGCGGCGCGCTGCGCCCGGACGCGGGCCGGGTGCTGCTGGACGGGCGGGACATCACCGGGCTGCCCGAGTACGCCCGCGCCCGGCTGGGCCTGGCCCGGACGTTCCAGCAGGTCGCCGTGTTCGCCGGGCTGTCGGTGCTGGACAACCTGCGGGTGGGCGCGGAGCAGGCGGGCGGCCGCGGGCCCCGGGAGTCGGCCGCCGCCGTGGCCCGGACGCTGCGACTGCTCGGCCTGGAGCGGGTGGCCGACCGCCCGGCCGCCGCGCTGCCCACCGGCACGCTGCGGCTGGTGGAGCTGGGCCGAGCGCTGGCCGCCGATCCGGGTGTGCTGCTGCTGGACGAACCGGCCGCCGGGCTGGACCGGGAGCAGGCGGAGCGGCTGGCGGTGCTGCTCACGGCGCTGGCCGGGGACGGCCTGGCGGTGCTGCTGGTCGAGCACGACCGGGAGCTGGTGGACCGGATCGCCGACCGGGTGCACACCATGGCGGACGGACGGATCGCCGGGGGGAGCGCCGCCGATGGCCGTTGA
- a CDS encoding ATP-binding cassette domain-containing protein: MAVEIALCAARVRYGPLEALHGVDLRIPSARITVLLGRNGAGRSTALHALAGSQPLSAGRVRWFGGAAAGRDITALDAFRRARLGMALVPAERAVFPSLSAAEHLSRLAPPARGAALELFPELRRLLERRAGTLSGGEQQLLALAVALAGPHRLLLLDELGRGLAAPVLARVHAALAAAVAAGRTVVLAEQRLPPGLATDLVYVLHRGSVAFVGEPGEPAAELRNLT; this comes from the coding sequence ATGGCCGTTGAGATCGCCCTGTGCGCGGCCCGGGTGCGCTACGGCCCGCTGGAGGCGCTGCACGGGGTGGACCTGCGGATCCCGTCCGCCCGGATCACCGTGCTGCTGGGCCGCAACGGCGCCGGGCGCAGCACCGCCCTGCACGCGCTGGCCGGCTCGCAGCCGCTCTCCGCCGGGCGGGTGCGCTGGTTCGGCGGGGCGGCGGCGGGCCGCGACATCACCGCCCTGGACGCCTTTCGCCGGGCGCGGTTGGGCATGGCCCTGGTCCCGGCCGAGCGGGCGGTCTTCCCGTCGCTGTCGGCGGCGGAGCACCTGTCCCGGCTGGCGCCCCCGGCGCGCGGAGCGGCGCTGGAGCTCTTTCCCGAGCTGCGGCGGCTGCTGGAGCGCCGCGCGGGGACGCTCTCCGGCGGCGAGCAGCAGCTGCTGGCGCTGGCCGTGGCCCTGGCCGGGCCGCACCGGCTGCTGCTGCTGGACGAGTTGGGGCGCGGACTGGCCGCGCCGGTGCTGGCCCGGGTGCACGCGGCGCTGGCGGCGGCGGTCGCGGCGGGGCGGACCGTCGTCCTGGCCGAGCAGCGGCTGCCGCCGGGGCTGGCGACGGATCTGGTGTACGTCCTGCACCGCGGCTCGGTGGCTTTCGTCGGGGAGCCCGGAGAGCCGGCGGCGGAACTCCGCAATTTGACATGA
- a CDS encoding AfsR/SARP family transcriptional regulator — protein MTAPKQRILLAALALSANRIVPIDELVDLLWDGAPPESWHAALHNYVARLRKSMGLAAPRLMTRSPGYALELANDAEADWREFEALAWRSQASVQAGEWDQAGTALRAALALWRGVPLIDVPCEALRREWVPALTERWLQLVEWRIDADLMLHHDSNLIVELRPLVSAYPLRERFHCQLMAALCRSGRQAEALAVYQDARRLLVTDLGIEPGPELQQMHRQVLSGARDPLIECGVRGRPCGSPPTHSMCLRR, from the coding sequence ATGACCGCTCCCAAACAGCGGATCTTGTTGGCCGCACTGGCTCTCAGCGCCAACCGCATCGTCCCCATCGACGAACTGGTCGACCTTCTCTGGGACGGTGCCCCGCCCGAATCCTGGCACGCCGCATTACACAACTATGTGGCCCGCTTGAGAAAGTCCATGGGTTTGGCCGCGCCCCGTCTGATGACCCGCTCCCCCGGCTATGCGCTGGAACTCGCCAACGACGCCGAAGCGGACTGGCGGGAATTCGAGGCCCTCGCCTGGCGCTCCCAGGCCAGCGTCCAGGCAGGCGAGTGGGACCAGGCCGGGACCGCGCTGCGGGCGGCGCTGGCGCTGTGGCGCGGAGTGCCGCTGATCGACGTGCCCTGCGAGGCGCTGCGCCGGGAATGGGTGCCGGCGCTCACCGAGCGGTGGCTGCAACTGGTCGAGTGGCGCATCGACGCCGACCTGATGCTGCACCACGACTCGAACCTGATCGTGGAGTTGAGACCCCTGGTCAGTGCCTATCCGCTGCGCGAGCGGTTCCACTGCCAGTTGATGGCAGCGCTCTGCCGCAGCGGCCGACAGGCCGAGGCACTGGCCGTCTACCAGGACGCGCGCCGGCTGCTCGTCACCGACCTGGGCATCGAGCCCGGACCCGAGCTCCAGCAGATGCACCGCCAGGTGCTGTCCGGGGCGCGGGATCCGCTGATCGAGTGCGGCGTCCGGGGAAGACCCTGCGGATCTCCCCCGACGCACTCCATGTGCCTGCGCCGCTGA